One genomic segment of Mytilus trossulus isolate FHL-02 chromosome 4, PNRI_Mtr1.1.1.hap1, whole genome shotgun sequence includes these proteins:
- the LOC134715522 gene encoding uncharacterized protein LOC134715522 isoform X1: MQGTMATKGHIVCGVCEVQDVTTVAEHWCPECDEGLCSSCLKYHNAYKSSRNHDVISVDNYSKLPPSIASIKQHCPDHDKKFQNYCPQHESLCCPICISTVHRKCEVLAIDEIIKSSKESSLIEHIEQNIDNMKLNIEKITKDREENLKTIKTQRQKFQSEIRDIRGKINSHLDKLEHQILKELQVSEDKITKEIEHLLSNLTIHNDTVSVLQNTISDIKSYASDLQTFLGSKRIEEDVFKEERFLHELTENGSLEFTDLLFTRNDKLSDILSTITTFGAISTKMTPPSIIISTEKEKEAQLMSVQIAKPKSIDDINLLIKKTLNLPKGNKPNHVTGCNITPSGKIIFIDFENNRVIVLNDSGTLDCEIFVSNRPVDITCIDDKTVAVSHNWSPYEIDIADITTKKVVKVVQISCWCCGVSFYQDKLIYYEQGTGIKTVSLSEGSTSSLVKQNVNGFWNYVTTFGNKLYHTCLEANTVTCYTMAGQMVWEYKDKFNIDGPWGVTVDNESNVYVASQNNDSVVILSSDGTYARTILTKENGIDKITGIHFSEEKNILLIVNQSGTAFLYDVK, from the exons ATGCAAG gaaCAATGGCCACAAAAGGACATATTGTATGTGGCGTATGTGAGGTTCAAGACGTCACTACAGTTGCAGAACACTGGTGTCCTGAATGTGATGAAGGTTTATGTTCGTCCTGTCTGAAGTACCATAATGCATATAAGTCCTCACGAAACCATGACGTCATTTCCGTCGATAACTATTCCAAATTACCACCTTCCATAGCCAGTATAAAACAACACTGTCCTGACCATGATAAGAAATTCCAAAACTACTGCCCTCAACATGAAAGTCTTTGCTGCCCTATTTGTATATCTACTGTCCATAGAAAATGCGAAGTTCTTGCAATCgatgaaataattaaatcatCAAAAGAGTCTTCTTTAATTGAACACATAgaacaaaatattgacaatatgaaattaaatatagaaaaaatcaCAAAGGATCGGGAAGAGAATCTTAAAACCATAAAAACCCAGCGACAGAAATTTCAATCAGAGATAAGAGATATTCGAGGAAAAATAAATAGCCATCTTGATAAGTTAGAACACCAGATTCTCAAAGAATTGCAAGTTAGTGAAGATAAAATTACCAAAGAAATAGAACATTTGCTTTCGAATCTTACTATTCACAACGATACCGTTTCGGTGTTACAAAACACTATTTCCGATATAAAGAGTTATGCATCTGATCTTCAAACCTTTCTAGGAAGTAAGAGAATTGAAGAAGATGTATTCAAAGAAGAACGATTCTTGCACGAGTTGACAGAGAACGGAAGTTTAGAGTTTACAGACCTCCTTTTTACAAGGAATGACAAATTGTCTGATATATTATCAACAATTACAACATTTGGTGCcatatcaacaaaaatgacgCCCCCTTCTATCATCATTAgtactgaaaaagaaaaagaagccCAGTTGATGTCCGTTCAAATTGCGAAACCTAAATCAATTGACGACATCAACCttttgataaaaaagacactTAACTTGCCGAAAGGAAATAAGCCAAATCATGTCACAGGATGCAATATCACACCATCaggtaaaattattttcattgactttgaaaacaATCGCGTTATAGTTCTGAATGACAGTGGAACATTAGATTGTGAAATATTCGTATCGAACCGTCCTGTAGACATTACTTGTATCGATGACAAAACCGTCGCTGTGTCCCACAATTGGTCTCCATATGAAATAGACATAGCTGAcattacaacaaaaaaagttgttaaaGTGGTTCAAATATCCTGTTGGTGTTGTGGAGTGTCGTTCTACCAAGATAAATTAATATACTATGAACAAGGGACAGGAATCAAGACAGTCTCACTTTCCGAGGGAAGCACATCTTCTCTTGTAAAACAGAATGTAAATGGATTCTGGAATTACGTCACAACATTTGGAAATAAACTATATCACACTTGTCTAGAGGCAAATACCGTCACATGCTACACCATGGCAGGACAGATGGTGTGggaatataaagacaaatttaacattgatggtCCTTGGGGTGTTACTGTTGACAATGAATCTAACGTTTATGTCGCGTCGCAGAACAATGATAGTGTCGTTATATTGTCCTCTGATGGTACGTATGCAAGAACCATATTAACGAAAGAAAATGGAATAGACAAAATTACTGGGATTCATTTTAGTGAAGAAAAgaacattttattgattgttaaCCAGAGTGGAACAGCTTTTCTCTACGATGtgaaataa
- the LOC134715522 gene encoding uncharacterized protein LOC134715522 isoform X2: MATKGHIVCGVCEVQDVTTVAEHWCPECDEGLCSSCLKYHNAYKSSRNHDVISVDNYSKLPPSIASIKQHCPDHDKKFQNYCPQHESLCCPICISTVHRKCEVLAIDEIIKSSKESSLIEHIEQNIDNMKLNIEKITKDREENLKTIKTQRQKFQSEIRDIRGKINSHLDKLEHQILKELQVSEDKITKEIEHLLSNLTIHNDTVSVLQNTISDIKSYASDLQTFLGSKRIEEDVFKEERFLHELTENGSLEFTDLLFTRNDKLSDILSTITTFGAISTKMTPPSIIISTEKEKEAQLMSVQIAKPKSIDDINLLIKKTLNLPKGNKPNHVTGCNITPSGKIIFIDFENNRVIVLNDSGTLDCEIFVSNRPVDITCIDDKTVAVSHNWSPYEIDIADITTKKVVKVVQISCWCCGVSFYQDKLIYYEQGTGIKTVSLSEGSTSSLVKQNVNGFWNYVTTFGNKLYHTCLEANTVTCYTMAGQMVWEYKDKFNIDGPWGVTVDNESNVYVASQNNDSVVILSSDGTYARTILTKENGIDKITGIHFSEEKNILLIVNQSGTAFLYDVK; encoded by the coding sequence ATGGCCACAAAAGGACATATTGTATGTGGCGTATGTGAGGTTCAAGACGTCACTACAGTTGCAGAACACTGGTGTCCTGAATGTGATGAAGGTTTATGTTCGTCCTGTCTGAAGTACCATAATGCATATAAGTCCTCACGAAACCATGACGTCATTTCCGTCGATAACTATTCCAAATTACCACCTTCCATAGCCAGTATAAAACAACACTGTCCTGACCATGATAAGAAATTCCAAAACTACTGCCCTCAACATGAAAGTCTTTGCTGCCCTATTTGTATATCTACTGTCCATAGAAAATGCGAAGTTCTTGCAATCgatgaaataattaaatcatCAAAAGAGTCTTCTTTAATTGAACACATAgaacaaaatattgacaatatgaaattaaatatagaaaaaatcaCAAAGGATCGGGAAGAGAATCTTAAAACCATAAAAACCCAGCGACAGAAATTTCAATCAGAGATAAGAGATATTCGAGGAAAAATAAATAGCCATCTTGATAAGTTAGAACACCAGATTCTCAAAGAATTGCAAGTTAGTGAAGATAAAATTACCAAAGAAATAGAACATTTGCTTTCGAATCTTACTATTCACAACGATACCGTTTCGGTGTTACAAAACACTATTTCCGATATAAAGAGTTATGCATCTGATCTTCAAACCTTTCTAGGAAGTAAGAGAATTGAAGAAGATGTATTCAAAGAAGAACGATTCTTGCACGAGTTGACAGAGAACGGAAGTTTAGAGTTTACAGACCTCCTTTTTACAAGGAATGACAAATTGTCTGATATATTATCAACAATTACAACATTTGGTGCcatatcaacaaaaatgacgCCCCCTTCTATCATCATTAgtactgaaaaagaaaaagaagccCAGTTGATGTCCGTTCAAATTGCGAAACCTAAATCAATTGACGACATCAACCttttgataaaaaagacactTAACTTGCCGAAAGGAAATAAGCCAAATCATGTCACAGGATGCAATATCACACCATCaggtaaaattattttcattgactttgaaaacaATCGCGTTATAGTTCTGAATGACAGTGGAACATTAGATTGTGAAATATTCGTATCGAACCGTCCTGTAGACATTACTTGTATCGATGACAAAACCGTCGCTGTGTCCCACAATTGGTCTCCATATGAAATAGACATAGCTGAcattacaacaaaaaaagttgttaaaGTGGTTCAAATATCCTGTTGGTGTTGTGGAGTGTCGTTCTACCAAGATAAATTAATATACTATGAACAAGGGACAGGAATCAAGACAGTCTCACTTTCCGAGGGAAGCACATCTTCTCTTGTAAAACAGAATGTAAATGGATTCTGGAATTACGTCACAACATTTGGAAATAAACTATATCACACTTGTCTAGAGGCAAATACCGTCACATGCTACACCATGGCAGGACAGATGGTGTGggaatataaagacaaatttaacattgatggtCCTTGGGGTGTTACTGTTGACAATGAATCTAACGTTTATGTCGCGTCGCAGAACAATGATAGTGTCGTTATATTGTCCTCTGATGGTACGTATGCAAGAACCATATTAACGAAAGAAAATGGAATAGACAAAATTACTGGGATTCATTTTAGTGAAGAAAAgaacattttattgattgttaaCCAGAGTGGAACAGCTTTTCTCTACGATGtgaaataa
- the LOC134716675 gene encoding uncharacterized protein LOC134716675, producing the protein MGIFSFTLIIEIFLFQGVFSKSIQNISHYEIKIDALEKSMEVMETRLNNFTEIVNRQTKEKIHQLFYVELASTTILNVNSIVKFNDEKIDEGDNFNTGDGIFVAPVSGIYLFSWTMQTYSGRYVNTELRVQNSVKGTQHTALSSTAGNFATTRNVLCSASKGNHVWIQTSGHYSENSLYVTNGARCSFMGILIHAI; encoded by the exons ATGGGTATTTTTTCATTCACattaataattgaaatattcttatttCAAGGTGTTTTCTCTAAATCTATTCAGAATATATCTCATTATGAAATCAAAATAGATGCATTGGAAAAGTCTATGGAAGTTATGGAGACacgtttaaacaattttactgaAATTGTGAATC GTCAAACAAAGGAGAAAATACACCAACTGTTTTATGTCGAATTAGCCTCAACTACAATATTAAATGTCAATTCAATTGTGAAATTTAACGACGAAAAGATTGACGAAGGAGATAATTTTAACACAGGGGATGGAATCTTTGTGGCACCAGTCTCTgggatttatttgttttcgtgGACTATGCAAACTTACAGTGGAAGATATGTGAATACTGAATTAAGGGTACAAAATTCTGTTAAAGGAACACAACATACAGCTTTATCATCGACAGCTGGAAACTTTGCAACAACACGAAATGTACTTTGTAGTGCAAGTAAAGGTAATCATGTTTGGATTCAAACCAGCGGACACTATTCAGAAAACTCTTTATATGTAACTAATGGTGCAAGGTGTTCGTTTATGGGAATATTGATTCATGCCATTTGA